A window of Candida orthopsilosis Co 90-125, chromosome 8 draft sequence contains these coding sequences:
- a CDS encoding Fmp48 protein (S. cerevisiae homolog FMP48 localizes to mitochondrion): MLGQRNIISGIMSSNNNNNKNKDDFNKPQPQQTQQQEPQQPNTPTLPDPNSNSNSDSTKLPNLSTLPIIGRDYFKTSSKPIYEGANGIIFKGTDSQHTKAVVLKRIKQKPEELYEHYLDTVWREYCNVKASSSCRNIIPVLDIAAISHSSSRSSSGSHEKQEQVKREEEQEDPMRLENEVSLVLPFYPRGDLLDFLSKSRRFQIEITPNLRDSLFKQIVRGVNFLHNHNIVHRDLKPENILIDDDGVLKISDFGYSFNLNDPNAITTSFKTNPHFLISGTPSFKAPELFDIEVQLQSDEFSINQYSVSSHDYQNLKLLDLWSLGICYFVIYLMKSPWSSANWQDPKNLVFIKYVQNYPHNQDQLKSLLAELNRYGGGGGASGSGGSAGGGSANTSPNQRPQISSLANNSSYHHQYHMSNYNTTTTNRNRSTSHSQINLSQLNFHHQQHGNETNANSSSSSSSSTPSSPSTTGSNPAINLFKSLHYDSREYILKLLNPQSTARIDTGDLLESKWLGQVYANPKDLIKLMK; this comes from the coding sequence ATGTTGGGTCAACGGAACATTATACTGGGGATTATGtcatccaacaacaacaacaacaaaaacaaggACGATTTTAACAAgccacaaccacaacagaCACAACAACAGGAACCACAACAACCCAATACACCAACGTTACCTGATCCAAACTCCAACTCCAACTCCGATTCAACTAAATTACCAAATTTATCCACTCTTCCAATAATAGGGCGCGATTACTtcaaaacttcatcaaaaccGATTTACGAAGGAGCCAATGGgataattttcaaaggCACAGATTCCCAACATACAAAAGCCGTGGTTCTAAAACGTATTAAACAAAAACCGGAGGAATTATATGAGCATTATCTTGATACCGTATGGCGAGAATATTGTAATGTTAAAGCATCAAGTTCATGTCGGAATATCATTCCTGTGTTGGACATTGCTGCAATATCACATAGCAGTAGTCGAAGCAGTAGTGGCAGCCATGAAAAACAGGAGCAAGTAAAAAGGGAGGAAGAGCAAGAGGATCCCATGcgtttggaaaatgaagtATCCTTAGTCTTACCATTCTACCCCCGTGGTGACTTACTCGACTTCTTATCCAAATCAAGACgattccaaattgaaatcacaCCTAATTTACGCGACTCCCtattcaaacaaattgttcGTGGAGTCAATTTCCTTCATAACCACAATATAGTTCATCGTGATTTAAAACCGGAAAATATCctaattgatgatgatggagtACTCAAGATTAGTGATTTTGGCTacagtttcaatttaaatGACCCCAATGCCATAACCACGAGTTTTAAAACTAATCCTCATTTTCTTATATCTGGTACACCAAGTTTCAAGGCTCCTGaattatttgatattgaagtACAACTACAACTGGATGAATTTAGTATTAATCAATATAGTGTTTCATCTCACgattatcaaaatttgaaattactTGATTTATGGAGCTTGGGTATATGTTATTTTGTCATTTATTTAATGAAGTCACCGTGGTCATCGGCAAATTGGCAAGATCCTAAAAATTTGGTATTTATTAAATATGTGCAAAACTATCCTCATaatcaagatcaattgaagtcaCTATTGGCTGAATTGAATCGATATGGTGGGGGAGGAGGAGCCAGTGGAAGTGGTGGTAGTGCTGGAGGAGGCAGTGCCAACACATCACCGAATCAACGACCACAAATTTCAAGCCTTGCTAACAACTCACTGtaccatcatcaatatcacaTGTCTAATTacaacaccaccaccaccaatcGAAATAGAAGTACAAGTCATTCACAAATCAACTTATCTCAACTCaatttccatcatcaacaacacgGAAACGAAACAAACGCAAActcgtcttcttcttcttcctcatccactccttcttcaccatcaacaactggGTCGAATCCAgcaatcaacttgtttaaaAGTCTTCATTACGACTCACGTGAATACATTTTAAAACTCCTAAACCCTCAATCGACAGCAAGAATAGATACTGGTGATTTATTGGAAAGCAAATGGTTAGGTCAAGTTTATGCTAATCCTAAAgacttgatcaaattgatgaaatga
- a CDS encoding Whi3 RNA binding protein, producing the protein MSSEAISYNNILNGQNGQFSHIASSSAAPSSSSSLMPQDNTTGTSNLPPGLINNPSLYGNQPQYPLQQQQQQQQQQQQQQQQHQPLQLSHSHSHQEQFSQPQFQQQQQSSQVQSPPINGLLKISNLPRDLTRREATLIFALVIDEILSIDVSDYQIFALFKNFNTCITTGKLLDGQQIFGPEYPPIKVEFDHSLHTMESPQALAQTQSAFNALSLSSSNNISPPNKFNNVTHGPMPLSQSQIGSHQLSNSINAPTHSSSSAPPVAPFDVLQKRSSMSNQRSRFVFSDPFSHEQQQQQHNQSQTHPQSQYQPQQRLSGSGPQPGPSSGSIQPQPQPQPGSNFNFQQQMVSDASSQPSGLGSASANGSSGSRSSNGAGDFSEVTGKSILLMESQNDARDYEQLVRDPWNSNQNNGSLSAVQSPTVYSNPDWNSSAGASTTNGASNLTLQQPPDRRRTSSSFFNSQLSQDQLQQLSSPPHRVTVPNQTPPHGPTASGLRSALQQSSGINQRPDYTTGKGSQSSSSYVSQQQKPQSSTKSQTSPVALVHASPSAATTSSQSANKSIPTSKDIPELSLLARVPPPANPADQNPPCNTLYVGNLPPDATEAELRTLFAPQKGFRRLSFRTKNQTNNSTGGSTSTTSTATNSSGHNHGPMCFVEFEDVAHATRALAELYGRTLPRPHAGNNGKGGIRLSFSKNPLGVRGPGNVRRTSTNPMSGNQSQGVGAGTSSSQDTLQKQQSTVSSSSQQSASGTGSTNATNGSNANYNYPYSK; encoded by the coding sequence ATGTCATCAGAAGCTATCAGTTATAATAACATTTTAAACGGTCAGAACGGTCAATTTAGTCATATAGCATCATCCTCAGCAGCaccatcatcttcatcgtcacTCATGCCTCAGGATAATACCACCGGTACGTCAAATCTACCCCCAGGGTTGATTAACAACCCTTCACTATATGGAAATCAACCACAATACCCACtccaacagcaacaacaacaacaacaacaacaacaacaacaacaacaacaacaccagcCACTACAGTTACTGCACTCCCATTCGCATCAAGAACAATTTAGTCaaccacaatttcaacaacagcaacaatcaTCGCAAGTGCAATCTCCGCCAATCAATGGTTTATTAAAGATTTCTAATTTACCTCGTGATCTAACGAGAAGAGAAGcaactttgatttttgcTCTCgttattgatgaaatcttGAGCATCGATGTTAGTGATTATCAAATATTTGctttattcaaaaacttcaacACTTGTATAACAACTGGTAAATTATTAGATGGTCAGCAAATTTTTGGACCTGAATATCCACCAATCAaggttgaatttgatcatAGTCTTCATACGATGGAGTCACCACAAGCATTGGCCCAAACACAATCAGCATTTAATGCATTATCGTTATCATCTTCCAATAACATATCCCCACCAAACAAATTTAACAATGTCACTCACGGACCCATGCCTTTATCGCAATCGCAAATCGGATCACATCAACTTTCGAATAGCATCAATGCACCTACTCATTCCTCATCTAGTGCTCCTCCAGTTGCACCATTTGATGTATTGCAAAAACGACTGTCTATGAGTAATCAGAGATCCAGGTTCGTTTTTAGTGATCCTTTTTCACATgaacaacagcaacaacagcataACCAATCACAAACGCATCCTCAGAGCCAATATCAACCACAGCAAAGACTTTCTGGGTCTGGACCTCAACCAGGTCCATCAAGTGGGTCCatacaaccacaaccacaaccacagcCTGGTTCTAACTTTAACTTTCAGCAACAAATGGTATCTGATGCATCTTCACAACCTAGTGGTTTAGGTTCAGCATCGGCTAACGGGTCATCAGGATCAAGATCAAGCAACGGAGCAGGTGATTTTTCTGAAGTAACtggtaaatcaattttattaATGGAGTCGCAAAATGATGCCAGGGATTATGAGCAGTTGGTGAGAGATCCCTGGAATTCGAATCAAAATAATGGAAGCTTATCTGCTGTGCAAAGCCCTACTGTGTATTCTAATCCCGACTGGAATAGTTCAGCTGGCGCCAGTACCACCAACGGCGCATCTAATCTCACATTACAGCAGCCTCCTGATCGTCGAAGAACTTCGtcatcatttttcaattcccAATTGTCACAAGaccaacttcaacaattgtctTCACCTCCACATCGGGTAACAGTGCCCAACCAAACTCCTCCTCATGGTCCGACAGCATCTGGTTTGAGGTCGGCATTGCAACAATCAAGTGGAATAAACCAACGACCAGATTATACTACAGGAAAAGGATCGCAACTGTCGTCTCTGTATGTACTGCAGCAACAAAAACCACAGCTGAGTACTAAATCTCAGACCTCACCAGTGGCACTCGTACATGCTAGCCCTTCAGCGGCAACAACGTCGTCACAATCAGCCAACAAATCGATCCCCACGTCCAAAGACATCCCAGAGCTTTCCCTTTTGGCAAGGGTTCCACCACCGGCAAATCCAGCTGATCAGAATCCACCATGTAATACATTATATGTTGGTAATTTACCTCCTGATGCAACTGAAGCTGAATTGCGTACTTTGTTTGCACCACAAAAGGGATTTAGGCGATTGTCATTTAGAACAAAGAACCAGACAAACAACTCTACGGGGGGTTCTACCTCTACAACTTCTACAGCCACGAATTCTAGTGGACATAATCACGGCCCCAtgtgttttgttgaatttgaggATGTAGCGCATGCAACTAGAGCATTGGCTGAATTGTATGGTCGTACTTTACCTAGACCACATGCAGGCAACAATGGTAAAGGTGGGATTCGATtatcattttccaaaaatcCATTGGGAGTCAGGGGTCCTGGAAATGTGAGAAGAACATCGACAAACCCAATGAGTGGGAACCAACTGCAAGGGGTAGGTGCAGGTACATCATCGTCGCAAGATACTTTACAGAAGCAACAATCTACAGTGTCTTCTTCGTCACAACAATCCGCTTCCGGTACTGGATCTACTAATGCAACCAATGGATCTAATGCCAACTACAACTATCCCTATCTGAAATGA
- a CDS encoding Trs33 TRAPP complex subunit, with the protein MYIMTEDIHQSQISYFSFELLLQEIVPTSIRVSKTLSTQSTQPSLPTTTAKPDSTESNQDKGKEEGDYQTRIDTQLSSIANDLPGTINILDTSLLPTDDVTIRIEQLGFNLGLKISELLLYQNSSTTKIIDILDIMKFICRDVWKCFYNKQIDNLRTNHRGIFVLIDNNYKLINQFSSSSSSSAIALEGHSSTDQDTLKKSKVYLWFPCGVIRGILMSFGVESNVSAEITQFPSVMFNIHTSINN; encoded by the coding sequence ATGTATATTATGACTGAAGACATACATCAATCTCAAATAAGCTACTTCAGTTTTGAACTTCTTCTACAAGAGATTGTGCCCACATCAATTCGTGTATCAAAAACATTATCAACACAATCAACCCAACCATCActaccaacaacaacagcaaagCCAGACTCAACCGAATCAAACCAAGACAAGGGAAAAGAGGAAGGTGACTAccaaacaagaattgataCTCAATTATCGTCCATTGCCAATGACTTACCAGGAACAATCAATATACTAGATACTTCGTTACTCCCCACTGATGATGTCACTATAcgaattgaacaattgggTTTTAATCTTGGTCTCAAGATATCAGAGCTAttactttatcaaaattcttcaaccaCGAAAATTATTGATATCTTGGATATAATGAAATTTATCTGTCGTGATGTTTGGAAATGCTTTtataataaacaaattgataatttacGAACTAATCATCGTGGGATATTTgtcttgattgataataactataaattgattaatcaatttagtAGTagcagtagtagtagtgCAATAGCCCTCGAAGGCCATAGCTCTACTGATCAAGATACGTTAAAGAAGTCCAAGGTGTATCTTTGGTTTCCGTGTGGTGTGATTAGAGGCATTTTGATGAGTTTTGGTGTTGAGAGTAATGTGTCAGCTGAGATTACTCAGTTTCCTTCAGTTATGTTCAATATTCATACAAGTATCAATAACTAG
- a CDS encoding Iwr1 protein (S. cerevisiae homolog IWR1 has role general transcription from RNA polymerase II promoter, gene-specific transcription from RNA polymerase II promoter, chromatin remodeling) encodes MNTENATPLTPTSQPPPRILRIKRKRGQDPLQALILEDTRNVKRSKPSTPITSPIATPRSQTPSRQQQLRGDISTNGADDDRLNYMFKLAKTEFGNEAELDESLLHTILAEAATTGTGIENGGGRSSTKHNQEIKRRFIIQPGETRCQSGIDYEGADVEIPDQLSNMIEDLVSKGDDKTKTKRKRRGRSNHKDDNTVVSDDKVSELRDSISQDVSTTFTNSDDHDDENQYVYDVYQLTDAEPLTTANHPSAQIGYIRFFNDDDSDNNDSKIFDSTQQDMDELKKPSVLTDDEDSNAESFYQNDYPSDEDAEGLQELNSFEDEFDKLNLGNGEEEGGNGGVDEDAGYVPHDGIGWDGEEYFDYGDVERFMGLDEDGDDDEEDEENDDDHEIKRNQFFKSDVDDPLALHRDKIFGKLERMIDE; translated from the coding sequence ATGAATACAGAAAATGCAACACCCCTCACACCTACTTcacaaccaccaccacGTATCCTAAGaattaaaagaaaaagaggtCAAGACCCACTTCAAGCTTTAATTTTAGAAGATACTCGCAATGTTAAACGATCAAAACCGTCAACTCCAATCACATCACCCATAGCAACACCACGCAGCCAAACACCACTgcgtcaacaacaattaaGAGGGGATATCAGTACCAATggtgctgatgatgatagGCTCAATTATATGTTTAAATTGGCTAAAACAGAATTTGGTAATGAAGctgaattggatgaatcTTTATTACATACAATCTTGGCTGAAGCAGCAACTACAGGAAcaggaattgaaaatgggGGTGGTCGAAGTAGTACGAAACACAACCAGGAGATTAAACGACGATTTATCATCCAACCGGGAGAAACTCGATGTCAAAGTGGAATTGATTACGAAGGGGCTGATGTCGAAATACCCGATCAATTGTCTAATATGATTGAGGATTTAGTATCAAAGGGAGATGATAAGACtaaaacaaagagaaaaagaagaggacGTTCGAATCACAAAGATGACAACACTGTTGTAAGTGACGATAAAGTTTCCGAATTGCGAGACTCAATATCTCAAGACGTATCAACCACGTTCACCAACTCCGATGACCACGATGACGAGAATCAATACGTTTATGATGTCTATCAGCTAACAGATGCTGAACCACTAACCACAGCAAACCATCCCCTGGCACAAATTGGATACATTcgatttttcaatgatgatgattccGACAACAATGAttccaaaatatttgattcaaCACAACAAGACatggatgaattgaaaaagccTAGTGTATTGACTGATGACGAAGACTCAAACGCTGAAagtttttatcaaaatgaTTATCCtagtgatgaagatgccGAGGGGTTACAAGAATTGAACTCGTTTGAAGACgagtttgataaattgaatcttGGGAACGGAGAAGAGGAAGGTGGCAatggtggtgttgatgaGGATGCTGGGTATGTGCCTCACGATGGAATTGGATGGGATGGTGAAGAGTATTTTGATTATGGAGACGTTGAGCGATTCATGGGACTAGATGAAGACGGAGACGACGATGAGGAAGACGAGGAAAACGATGATGATCATGAAATTAAGAGAAACcagtttttcaaatccgATGTGGATGATCCACTAGCATTACATCGAGATaaaatttttggaaaattaGAGAGAATGATTGACGAATAA
- a CDS encoding Ecm42 ornithine acetyltransferase, whose amino-acid sequence MNKITKIPFRLLSSKAERFVPKSGVYPKGYIVGGIHCGVKKDGNSLDLAIVHNTHGKNASAAAVFTKNKFKAAPVKVSQQIIKESKGAGINSIVVNSGNANAVTGSQGMRDAEDMTLVTDSVLGNKPSSTLVMSTGVIGNNLPIDKILSGIPKLALSHLGSTHQDWINCANAICTTDTFPKLVSKQFTIGNDTYTLAGLCKGAGMICPNMATLLGFFVTDAPVSPSALQSILKYSVDRSFNSITVDGDMSTNDTIVAISNGAAGGDLIDLDASCGERFSALQNEITEFAQQLAQLVVRDGEGATKFITINVKDSLSYDDAKSIASSVANSSLFKTAMYGKDANWGRILCAIGYAQVSSGDSVIPSKTSVKFVPVDGSESLNLLVNGEPEKVDEERASTILESEDLVIEIDLGTGGGQSANFWTCDLSHEYVTINGDYRS is encoded by the coding sequence ATGAATAAAATAACCAAAATACCCTTCAGACTTTTATCGTCTAAAGCTGAAAGGTTTGTTCCCAAAAGTGGTGTTTACCCGAAAGGTTATATCGTCGGTGGAATCCATTGTGGTGTAAAAAAGGATGGAAATTCATTAGACTTGGCCATAGTTCACAACACTCATGGCAAGAATGCATCTGCAGCAGCGGTTTTTACCAAAAACAAGTTTAAAGCAGCACCTGTTAAAGTCTCACAACAAATCATAAAAGAAAGTAAAGGAGCCGGTattaattcaattgtaGTAAACAGTGGTAATGCTAATGCTGTCACTGGATCTCAAGGAATGAGAGACGCAGAAGACATGACATTGGTGACAGATTCAGTGCTTGGCAATAAACCAAGCTCCACATTGGTAATGTCAACTGGTGTTATAGGAAACAACTTgccaattgataaaattttatCAGGAATACCGAAATTAGCATTGAGCCATTTGGGTAGTACTCATCAGGACTGGATTAATTGCGCTAATGCTATATGTACAACTGACACTTTTCCCAAACTTGTCAGCAAGCAATTCACAATTGGTAACGACACCTACACATTGGCTGGGTTATGTAAGGGGGCTGGCATGATCTGCCCGAATATGGCAACATTGCTAGGCTTTTTTGTCACGGATGCACCAGTTTCACCTTCCGCACTACAGCTGATTCTTAAATACTCCGTTGACAGATCATTCAACAGTATTACAGTGGATGGTGACATGTCCACGAATGACACAATAGTAGCCATCTCAAATGGCGCTGCCGGtggtgatttgattgatctTGATGCCTCCTGCGGCGAAAGGTTTTCTGCtcttcaaaatgaaatcacTGAATTCGCTCAACAATTGGCACAATTGGTTGTCAGGGACGGAGAGGGCGCAACTAAGTTTATAACAATCAACGTTAAGGATAGTTTGTCATACGATGatgcaaaatcaattgcatcaaGCGTGGCAAActcttctcttttcaaaacagCAATGTACGGAAAGGATGCCAATTGGGGCCGTATACTATGCGCAATAGGATATGCACAAGTCTCTAGTGGTGACTCGGTTATACCTTCTAAAACAAGTGTCAAGTTTGTTCCTGTAGATGGCAGTGAGAGTTTGAACTTATTAGTCAATGGAGAACCAGAGAAAGTCGACGAAGAGAGagcatcaacaattttagaAAGTGAGGATCTCGTAAtcgaaattgatttgggaACCGGAGGTGGTCAAAGTGCTAATTTCTGGACATGTGATTTGTCTCATGAATATGTCACGATAAACGGGGACTACAGATCCTAG
- a CDS encoding short-chain dehydrogenase/reductase, with product MFFTTYLLIRLIHWLNYIFRQLSDLIIGTVLEPKFDLALVTGGCSGLGKEFVLQLVNKNVKVVVLDIVIPLEEDRMSGVAYFKCDVSKRESVLEVQKEVELSTGTVTILINNAAIATGKPLLDLSFQEIERTIQTNLMSSFYTIKAYLPSMISIERGYIVTIASVLGYMSPARLSAYGASKSGLIALHESLTYELGSPTFISNGIKTLLVCPGQISTTMFKGVRTPTQIFAPELDPKFVASYVVSAIEQGRRGEIKLPFYGKFLPLFRAFPWPIVALARKLSGIDESMANFKAKVSRVASSVSSIIGRSRNGTNNNSPTLLRGSLTASPQASISLEIGEENAIEK from the coding sequence ATGTTCTTTACTACATATTTACTCATACGTCTCATACATTGGTTAAATTATATCTTCAGACAGTTGTCGGACTTGATTATTGGAACTGTTCTTGAGcccaaatttgatttagCTTTGGTCACTGGTGGCTGCTCAGGTTTGGGAAAGGAATTTGTGTTGCAActtgtaaacaaaaacgTCAAAGTGGTGGTGCTTGATATTGTAATTCCGCTAGAGGAGGATAGAATGTCGGGAGTCGCCTACTTCAAATGCGATGTAAGCAAGAGAGAGCTGGTTTTGGAAGTTCAAAAAGAGGTCGAATTGTCTACCGGAACAGTCACTATTTTAATAAATAATGCTGCAATTGCAACTGGGAAACCATTGTTGGATCTATCGTTTCAGGAAATTGAGAGAACCATTCAGACAAATCTCATGTCAAGCTTTTACACGATAAAAGCATACCTACCAAGTATGATTCTGATTGAGCGTGGATACATCGTGACAATAGCATCGGTTTTGGGGTACATGTCACCGGCCAGACTAAGCGCATATGGAGCTTCCAAATCAGGCCTTATTGCGTTGCATGAGTCACTTACTTATGAACTTGGATCACCTACATTTATCTCAAATGGGATCAAAACGTTACTTGTGTGTCCGGGACAAATTAGTACAACTATGTTTAAGGGAGTTAGAACACCTACACAAATCTTTGCACCGGAACTAGATCCAAAATTTGTAGCCTCATACGTTGTTCTGGCTATTGAGCAAGGTAGAAGAGGTGAAATCAAGTTACCGTTTTATGGAAAGTTTCTTCCACTATTCAGGGCATTTCCGTGGCCAATTGTTGCATTGGCTCGAAAACTATCAGGCATTGATGAAAGCATGGCCAATTTTAAAGCAAAAGTTTCCAGAGTGGCAAGTAGCGTATCTTCAATCATTGGAAGGTCAAGGAATGGCACAAATAACAATTCTCCAACATTATTAAGGGGTTCTTTAACAGCATCGCCACAGGCATCCATTTCATTAGAGATTGGGGAAGAGAATGCTATAGAAAAGTGA
- a CDS encoding Rco1 protein (S. cerevisiae homolog RCO1 has deacetylase activity, has role in regulation of DNA-dependent DNA replication initiation, RNA elongation from RNA polymerase II promoter, histone deacetylation and localizes to Rpd3S complex), with the protein MGLRDRSRSNSAHSLNGSSTTSSVSTSTKNENGKTQNKKRKSTDSGKSNGSSKRKSTRLAQLEVNNILKLSASPYIKENKKVETISDSEASSISSGQDTKFTEPELAPPTPSYTGLPLEEFPSAKIKKESLWPQKLRRGKGRGSDSSREVSQAPEIDKVKEEKLEELYRSQLKTPITQDITNESEIRTPSTATPRATKTTKLKLTVQTPKQPINKKSSKSTPKSALKKLKFTSPKKSPSTKLLAPDTKVKNELHHEEDTHKDNDDFCFACGRPGIFICCETCPKSFHFTCCDPPIEEPPEDDWYCHECLAKRYPQLIPNWKDIGIFGKLLNDLEVRNPKVFQLPKNLRENTFIGVYTGENGDYADDTEKPDIPASKRNGQQISGCNRNEDLEVECLYDERGYPYLCHKCGESGQNHRALIRCDYCPLVYHVDCLPYPMFGPKTIGDKWRCPNHIKDLLPRGLPELRQFKDTEVVEGSLRSNFLKMLAMESLVVKFDTDQYFKDNSEHTLDEFEVYPDDLSKSNVLSLWGSDMDAIHPSYQVPVCFRAESTRDGVSAKMSTKVEGIPKSASSNSTTYRIPERSILLDFVQKIQSKDVILASNMEYEYNKRLEENPQELEAVTGLESIKERQKKLNLDALLKVVNMEDQQASKSRKLASDEIDELLKIKKLMEAKGQDALLNFLKSS; encoded by the coding sequence ATGGGTTTGAGGGATAGAAGTCGGAGCAACTCCGCACATTCACTCAATGGAAGTTCAACAACGCTGCTGGTGTCAACGTCTACAAAGAATGAGAATGGAAAAACCCAAAACAAGAAACGAAAGTCAACTGATTCAGGTAAAAGTAATGGGTCAAGCAAGAGGAAGTCAACTCGTTTGGCTCAACTAGAAGTAAACAATATACTCAAGCTATCGGCAAGCCCATATATCAAGGAGAATAAGAAGGTAGAGACAATATCAGATAGCGAGGCATCACTGATATCTTCGGGTCAAGATACTAAATTTACCGAACCGGAACTTGCTCCCCCAACGCCGAGCTATACTGGGCTACCGTTGGAGGAGTTTCCCTCTGCCAAGATAAAGAAGGAGTCACTATGGCCACAGAAGCTTAGACGAGGTAAGGGAAGGGGTCTGGATTCATCACGAGAAGTTTCACAAGCTCctgaaattgacaaagtcAAGGAggaaaaattggaagagCTTTATAGATCACAGTTAAAAACACCAATCACTCAAGACATCACCAATGAAAGTGAGATCAGAACCCCATCGACCGCGACACCACGAGCGACAAAAACGACTAAGCTAAAGTTAACTGTCCAAACACCTAAACAgccaatcaacaaaaaatcCAGCAAAAGTACGCCAAAAAGTGCACTTAAAAAATTAAAGTTCacatcaccaaagaaaTCACCTAGTACAAAACTACTAGCTCCAGATACAAAAGTTAAAAATGAGTTGCATCATGAAGAGGATACTCATAAAGATAACGACGACTTTTGCTTTGCTTGTGGGCGTCCTGgtattttcatttgttgTGAAACCTGTCCGAAGTCGTTCCATTTTACTTGTTGTGATCCACCAATCGAAGAACCCCCAGAAGACGACTGGTATTGCCATGAATGTCTTGCCAAGAGATACCCTCAATTAATaccaaattggaaagatATAGGCATCTTTggtaaattgttgaatgatttggaagTGAGAAATCCAAAAGTATTTCAACTACCAAAAAATTTGAGAGAAAATACGTTTATTGGAGTCTACACTGGCGAAAATGGTGATTATGCCGACGACACCGAAAAGCCAGACATACCTGCTAGTAAAAGAAACGGACAACAAATACTGGGGTGTAACCGAAATGAGGATTTGGAGGTTGAATGTTTGTATGATGAGAGAGGGTATCCTTACTTGTGTCACAAATGTGGAGAATCTGGTCAAAATCACAGGGCATTGATTAGATGTGACTATTGTCCTCTTGTTTACCATGTGGACTGTCTCCCATACCCAATGTTTGGACCTAAAACAATTGGAGATAAATGGAGATGTCCCAATCATatcaaagatttgttgCCAAGGGGGTTGCCCGAATTGAGGCAGTTTAAGGATACAGAAGTGGTTGAGGGATCCTTGCGTAGTAATTTTCTAAAGATGTTGGCAATGGAGAGCTTAGTTGTAAAATTTGATACGGATCAGTATTTCAAAGATAATTCAGAGCACACGCTAGACGAGTTTGAGGTTTATCCTGATGATCTCAGCAAATCGAATGTTCTTTCACTATGGGGAAGCGACATGGATGCAATACATCCCAGTTATCAGGTCCCAGTTTGTTTCAGGGCAGAGTCCACTCGCGATGGTGTTTCAGCGAAAATGTCCACCAAAGTGGAGGGTATACCCAAATCCGCTTCCTCGAATTCGACAACATATCGAATACCAGAGCGACTGATACTACTCGACTTTGTGCAAAAGATTCAAAGCAAGGACGTCATATTGGCTCTGAACATGGAGTATGAATATAACAAGAGGTTGGAAGAAAACCCACAGGAGTTGGAGGCCGTGACTGGGCTAGAGTCAATAAAGGAGAGAcagaaaaaattgaacttaGATGCTCTACTCAAAGTGGTGAACATGGAGGATCAACAAGCTTCAAAATCGCGGAAATTGGCaagtgatgaaattgatgagttgCTAAAGATCAAAAAACTAATGGAAGCTAAAGGACAAGATGCCTTGCTAAACTTTTTGAAGTCAAGTTAA